ACACAGTCATTGGATGTTTGACGATTGACTTGGATAAGAGgtggaaattgaaaaggattGAAGAAGTCCTTCAAAACGAAATGAACCTAAGCGAGGCCATTCACGATAATAATGGCTCATGACTTATGATTAATGATATTGATtgcattgaaaaaatacatacaTTGTgcttacttttttttctcccaTTTTATAAATTATAACGAACTTCATAATTACTATTACGAAATATGTAAATAAGTATTTTTATCGCATATTTGATGCCTCTATCACTTATTTGGCGCTATTCATTGCGACTCGTGCAACGTGCGAAAActcagaatatttttttgaacagcCTTAAATCATGTTGCTAAATGACGGATGGAAGAAAAGGGACCTATAGAAGAGTTCGGATAAATTGTGAAGCGTGGATATTGGCATAGCGGATTTGTAGAACGGTGTGTCGTCAACCCTTTGAGATCTGGATAAGCCATATTTTCTAACATCACAACATGATATTTCTAAAATCTGTCATCAAGGTAATCGACAATTCAGGTGCACAATTAGCAGAATGTATTAAAGTAATAAGGAAAGGGTCCCCCAAGAGTCCTGCAATGGTTGGAGACAGAATAGTCTGTGTTATACAGAAAGCAAAGCCCTTGACTCAAAACATTACGGGGACAGCCAACACCAACCGTGTCAAAAAAGGTGATATTTGTCACGCAATTGTCGTAAGGTCTAAACAGCGTAACATGTGCAGAAAGGATGGCTCCACCGTTGCATTCGGAGATACTGCTTGCGTTTTgattaataaaaataccGGTGAACCTCTGGGGACAAGAATTATGGCTAATGATGGTTGTGTAGATAGAACACTGAAAGACAAGGGATACAATAAGATATGCTCTTTGGCAAGTAGGGTCATATAAGAATAAAAGTACCCCCATTTTCCATTCATTAACGTTATAATCAAGGGACTGTAAACCAGCAAAAGAGCTTTGTCGTCATTATTTAATTAACCACCTGTATATATTGCTTAAATTTTAATGTATGACTTTAACTTTGAAAACGCATGAACGTGCTGCTGACGTTCTACTCATTGGAGttgtattctttttcttgtcttaTTCTATAATTGCATGCCGTGAATATTGTATACAAGATATTTATGTGGAATCATATATTAGGCAGCAATTCGTACTTTTCATCCACTGCATATCTAAAAGTTTGCCAACAGAAatcctttttcttggttCCCATTGAAAGATGCGATATAATGCGATTTTTCTATTTGTGGCCAACTCTGAGTTTACGTGCTTTAATTCTTCGAATACCCTAAACTGGTTTTTACGCTGCATTTCCTTGTAAAATTCATCATAAGACATATCTTTTTCTCTCGAAGCTACTTTCCAAAGATAATGCCCCAATATCATTGTTATATAAACAACGCCACAACTCCAACAGTCAATCAGTCTTGGATCGTAATACTCCCCATCAACAAACTCTTCTGGAGCTACGTAAGGCTCTGATCCAATTATACCCTTTTGAGCATGAACCCTCCTTTCCCAAGCGGTTTGAAATACAGAACTTGTACCGAAGTcacatattttcaatagacCATGCGGATAAAAGAGAATATTTTCAGGTTTTAAATCACAATGAGCGATACCATGATCATGCATGAACTTAACACCATGAAGCAGTTGCTTCATGAAACAATCGGCTTCTAACGGATGTAATCGGCCCTTTAATTTCGACTTACCGACCAGCATACCATAAAGGTCACCAGCAGGGCAAAATTCCATTACTTCAATAAACGAAGAACTGTCTTCTAGAATATCAAATACGTTTAGAATATTGGGGGCTGGTtttttaccatttttgTGGTAGTGGCTCAAGGAATGCCCAATAATAAACTCAGAGGTGATCTTTGTACAGAACTTCTCTAAATCACTGTCTGGTTTGGgtttcaattctttcacAGCATAGTATATGTATTTGCTATCATGATATGTTTCAAATGGGGGGGAGTCCTTTTCATTCCGTAGTCTGGCACACAGCTTAACTTCACCGTAAGCTCCAGCGCCAACGAGACCAACAGGATGGCCATAATTATCTTGAAAAGTAGGTGCTTGCTCGCCGATACACTCAGCCGgttttagatttttttcttgcaaatAATTTTGTAAACTTTTATGAATTCTGCTTGATAATGAATTAATCAACTTCAACTCATCACTGCCCAATGATGCGTCGGGATTCACTATTTTTAGATAATCTTCCCTTCCTTGCGTGGGCGAGCTGCGGTTGCTATCGTTAGGACTTTGACCGGTTCTTTTCTCATGGTTTGTCTGAGATTTTTCTACGTTTGGCAGAAGAGATAAAGCGTTTTCAATATCGCATTCATTTTTATGATGTTTGAATAGACCAGAAAGAGTAATACCTAATCTTGGTCTAGATAATGATCCCTGTCGATGTGCCGGTAAGGAGTTACCTTTCTCTAATTTCGCAATTAC
The nucleotide sequence above comes from Saccharomyces cerevisiae S288C chromosome XI, complete sequence. Encoded proteins:
- the KKQ8 gene encoding putative serine/threonine protein kinase KKQ8 (Putative serine/threonine protein kinase with unknown cellular role; KKQ8 has a paralog, HAL5, that arose from the whole genome duplication); protein product: MVMQEEKKRQQPVTRRVRSFSESFKNLFRPPRSRDSSPINVTRIPYRSSSTSPKRSSEPPRRSTVSAQILDPKNSPIRQRSYTLKCCTPGLSHPFRQTGSGASNSPTRHRSISGEEQEIVNSLPEYKRSASHTFHGIRRPRSRSSSVSSCDSSNGTTSSSDSQWAMDSLLDDSDNDLTPYRGSNKDILKSKDRAPYNYIDDYNKKALRRATSYPNPLPSKQFYNERLYTRRSHPDEESLESLPRFAGADVQCIIEQNGFKVYEDGSHEHNIKLSGVIAKLEKGNSLPAHRQGSLSRPRLGITLSGLFKHHKNECDIENALSLLPNVEKSQTNHEKRTGQSPNDSNRSSPTQGREDYLKIVNPDASLGSDELKLINSLSSRIHKSLQNYLQEKNLKPAECIGEQAPTFQDNYGHPVGLVGAGAYGEVKLCARLRNEKDSPPFETYHDSKYIYYAVKELKPKPDSDLEKFCTKITSEFIIGHSLSHYHKNGKKPAPNILNVFDILEDSSSFIEVMEFCPAGDLYGMLVGKSKLKGRLHPLEADCFMKQLLHGVKFMHDHGIAHCDLKPENILFYPHGLLKICDFGTSSVFQTAWERRVHAQKGIIGSEPYVAPEEFVDGEYYDPRLIDCWSCGVVYITMILGHYLWKVASREKDMSYDEFYKEMQRKNQFRVFEELKHVNSELATNRKIALYRIFQWEPRKRISVGKLLDMQWMKSTNCCLIYDST
- the MRPL38 gene encoding mitochondrial 54S ribosomal protein uL14m MRPL38 (Mitochondrial ribosomal protein of the large subunit; appears as two protein spots (YmL34 and YmL38) on two-dimensional SDS gels; protein abundance increases in response to DNA replication stress), coding for MIFLKSVIKVIDNSGAQLAECIKVIRKGSPKSPAMVGDRIVCVIQKAKPLTQNITGTANTNRVKKGDICHAIVVRSKQRNMCRKDGSTVAFGDTACVLINKNTGEPLGTRIMANDGCVDRTLKDKGYNKICSLASRVI